One stretch of Fusobacterium simiae DNA includes these proteins:
- a CDS encoding sugar phosphate isomerase/epimerase family protein — MKKKEYSLAHLTAISTTPLELAKIAANCGYDYVSIRQIYMGVAGEVPVDLSEDKKAYQEMKDLFKDTGLRLLDIELARIYDGVDLESYKRAFDTGKSLGAKHVLSSIWTDNREYAIEKFAELCDLAKKYDLTVELEAVPIAGVKSFAEVAEILRIIKRDNAGLMMDTHHFNRANDSVELLKTFPSEWFRYAQICDAPPAPTTREEMIRIMREGRDYLGEGTIDVAAILNAMPIVPYSIELPNSKKVEEYGYEGHAKKCLETAKKYCDTFVTGR; from the coding sequence ATGAAAAAGAAAGAATACTCTTTGGCACATTTAACTGCTATTTCAACTACACCATTGGAATTAGCAAAAATAGCAGCAAATTGTGGATATGATTATGTAAGTATTAGACAAATATATATGGGAGTTGCAGGTGAAGTTCCAGTAGATTTATCAGAGGATAAAAAAGCATATCAAGAAATGAAAGATTTATTTAAAGATACAGGATTAAGATTATTAGATATAGAGCTAGCAAGAATCTATGATGGAGTAGATTTAGAAAGTTATAAAAGAGCTTTTGATACAGGAAAATCTTTGGGAGCAAAACATGTATTGAGTAGTATTTGGACAGATAATAGAGAGTATGCAATAGAAAAATTTGCAGAGCTTTGTGATTTAGCTAAAAAATATGATTTGACAGTCGAATTAGAAGCAGTGCCAATAGCAGGAGTAAAATCATTTGCAGAAGTTGCAGAAATATTAAGAATAATCAAAAGAGATAATGCTGGACTTATGATGGATACTCATCACTTTAATAGAGCAAATGATAGTGTGGAATTATTAAAAACATTTCCAAGTGAATGGTTCCGTTATGCACAAATTTGTGATGCTCCTCCAGCACCAACTACTAGGGAGGAAATGATAAGAATAATGCGTGAAGGTAGAGACTATTTAGGAGAAGGAACAATTGATGTAGCAGCTATTTTAAATGCAATGCCAATAGTTCCATATTCTATTGAACTTCCAAATTCTAAAAAAGTGGAAGAGTATGGTTATGAAGGACATGCAAAAAAATGCTTAGAAACTGCTAAAAAGTACTGTGATACCTTTGTTACAGGAAGATAG